From the Candidatus Edwardsbacteria bacterium RifOxyA12_full_54_48 genome, the window TGGTGAGAGGAAAGAAGCCTGGATTCCCGCCTGCGCGGGAATGACACGATGGGCGGAATAAAGTAAACCCTTTGTGAGTTTTGTGCGTTCTGTGGTTAAACCAGTAGTAAGGATTTCGTGTAGTTTAGTGTGTTTGGTGGGGAAAAGTCCCTGCGGCTCAAGAACCCTGGATCCCCAACCCCACCCTCACTCCCTCCCCGCAGCGGAGAGGGAAGCCGGCAGGCAGGGAGAGGACGGGGATGACAATATGGGATTGCATCATCTGGTAGTCAGGAAGAGTTTTCGCAATGACTGTAATGAACCCAGTATCTTTGTGTTTTCTGTGCATTCTGTGGTTAAACCAGCAGTAAAGTAATGAAGATTTCGTGCAGTTTAGTGTGTTTCGTGGGAAAGGTCCCGGCGCCCTTTGCGTCTCTGCGGTTCAAAAGCCTCTGCGTCTCTGCGGCTCAAGAGCCCCCTAACCAACAACCATCAACCAACAGCGGCAGACAATGAAACGGATACTGATAATCTCGGCCTCGGCCGGCTCCGGCCACACCACCGCCGCCCGGGCCATCCAACAGTGGCTAGGGACGGTCCAGCGCTATCCCGATGAGTTCCAGGTGAGCCACATAGACATCCTGCAGTTCTCCACCATGCTCTACAAGAAGGTCTACCGGGACGTCTATCTGTACCTGGCCAGCAAGCAGCCCCTGCTGTACGGCTACATATTCACCACCTCCGACCGGCTGAAGCGGGAGAAGAAGCCGGACTTTCTGCGCCGCTTCATGGACAACATCAACGCCCTCAAATTCAACAGCTTCATCCAGGATACGCCCTGGGACGTGATCGTCACCACCCACTTTTTATCCTCCCAGCTGCTGGCCGAGCTGAAGCGGAAGAAGAAGATCTTCTGCCCCCTGGTTACGGTGGTCACCGATTACGGGCTTCACTCCTACTGGATCAACCAGGAATGCGATTATTACATCGTGGCCAATTCGGCCAGCCAGCACCACCTGGGCGCCATGGGCATCCGGCCGGAGCGGATCCATGATTTCGGCATTCCGGTGCTGCCGGTCTTCTCCCAGAAAAAAAATCTTGCGGCGCTGAAAAAGGGGCTGGGCCTGGCGCCGGCCCTGCCGGCCGTTTTGCTGCTGTCGGGCGGCTTCGGGGTGGGCCCCATCGAGCATATCGTGGCCGACCTGGTCCGGGTCAGGAAAAAATTCCAGCTGCTGGCCATCACCGGGCACAACCGCAAGATGCTGCAGAGACTCCAGGCCCTGGCGCCGGCCCTGCCTTTCCCCCTCCTGCCGGTGGGGTACACCGACCGGATGGACCAGTACATGGCGGCCTGCGACCTGGTGATCAGCAAGCCCGGCGGACTGACCACCGCCGAGGCCATGTCCCAGGGACTGCCGATGATAGTGATCAACCCCATACCGGGGCAGGAGGACATGAACAGCGACATGCTGCTGGAGGGCGGGGCGGGGGTCAAGGCCATGCATCCGGTGGATGTCAGCTACAAGCTGGAGATGGTGCTGGGCACACCGGGGCGCCTGCAGCAGATGAAGCGGGCGGCCAAAAAGCTGGCCCAGCCCAGGGCCGGGTATATGGCGGCGGATTTCATCGCCCGGCTGGCCCGGGAGCAGAATTTTTAGGGGGCGGTCATAAAGGTCGGGCAGCAGTATAAAGTTCAAAGCTTAAAGTTAAAAGAATAAAAGCCTGTCACACTGAGAAGACTCACCTGACTGGCTGGCTGAATGTGTGAATATAGAATCTAGAATACAGAAGGTAGAATTCTGAAAAGGAACCCAGTGTCTTTGTGCCTTTGTGGTTAAGAAGCTCAACGGGGAACAATGGGACGCTGATCAACGCAGATTGCCGCGGATCTTTACTGAATAACCAAAGTTAATGGCCTGTCACACTGAGAAGGCTGGCCTGCCTGGCAAGTTGAATGTGTGGGCATACGTCAGTTGAGAGTCTACAGTTTACAGGGGGCGGACCCCTCCCCTACCCCTCCCCGATGCGGAGAGGGAATATGATTTTCTTTGTGATTTTTGTGTTCTTTGTGGTTCAAAAGCCTCTGCGACACTTCGACAAGCTCAGTGCCTCGCTTGGTGGTTCAAAAGCCCCGTGGTATAGGAGACGGACCCCTCCCTGCCACTTCGGTTTGGGCAACAAGAGGTCAGGCTCATTGCAGGCTCTCCCCGAAGCGGAGAGGGAATATGATTTTCTTTATCCGATAGCTAGCAAAAGAAATCTTTGTGCCTTGGTGTCTTTGTGGTTAACTGTCAATCAAACGATTGGAAAAATATCATGAACAAGATCAAGCGCATCGGACTGCTGACCGCCGGGGGCGACTGCCCCGGTTTAAATGCGGTGATCCGGGCGGTCACCAAGGCCGCGGTCAACGATTATAACATGGAGGTGATCGGGATCGAGGACGGCTATGCCGGGCTGATCGAGGGGCGGTTCCACCAGCTGAGATGGAACGACGTCTCCGGCATCCTGCACACCGGCGGGACCATTCTGGGCACCTCCAACCGGGACAATCCCTTCAAATATCCGGTGCATAAGCCGAACGGCGACCTGGAGTTCATAGACGTTTTCGACCGGGTGGCCGGAAACATCAAAAAGCTTCACATAGAGGCCGTCATCGCGGTGGGCGGGGACGGCACCATGGCCATCACCTCCCAGATGATGGAGCGGGGGGTCAATGTGGTGGGGGTGCCCAAGACCATCGACAACGACCTGGCCGCCACCGACGTCACCTTCGGCTTCGACACCGCCCTGGTCACCGCCACCGAGGCCCTGGACAAGCTGCACACCACCGCCATGTCCCACCACCGGGTGATGATCATG encodes:
- a CDS encoding 6-phosphofructokinase; translation: MNKIKRIGLLTAGGDCPGLNAVIRAVTKAAVNDYNMEVIGIEDGYAGLIEGRFHQLRWNDVSGILHTGGTILGTSNRDNPFKYPVHKPNGDLEFIDVFDRVAGNIKKLHIEAVIAVGGDGTMAITSQMMERGVNVVGVPKTIDNDLAATDVTFGFDTALVTATEALDKLHTTAMSHHRVMIMETMGRYAGWIALYSGVAGGGDVILIPEIPFQLDSICHTVQERGSRGKRFSIIVAAEGAKPEGGQMVVQRIIKESTDQLRLGGIGQQLAGQIEDRTGIECRVTVLGHLQRGGSPSAFDRILGTRFGVKAVELAAAGQFGRMVALKGLNVESVPLQEAVGSLRLVSPDSEIIKAARSVGVSFGD